A stretch of DNA from Serinibacter arcticus:
GCTCGTCAACAACGCCGGCTACGGCCTGGGGGAGCCGTTCACCCGCGGCGACCTCGCCGTCGAGGAGGCGGCGCTCGCCGTCATGGTCCGGGCGGTCCTGGTGCTCTCGCGGGCCGCGACGGACGCGATGATCCCGCGCGGCCGCGGCGCGATCCTCAACGTCGGCTCGATCGCCGCGCTGATGGCGTCGGGCACGTACTCGGCGCACAAGGCGTGGGTGAACACGTTCACGCAGTCGCTGGCGCGCACGCTGCGCGGCACCGGTGTCACGGCCACGGTGGTCAACCCCGGCCTCACCCGGACCGAGTTCCACCAGCGGGCGGGCTGGGGGAGCGGGCAGTTCCCCGACCTCGCGTGGCTGAGCGCCGAGCAGGTCGTGGCCGAGTCGCTGACCGCGGTGCGCCGGGGCGCGGTCGAGGTCACGCCGTCGCTCCGCTACCGCCTC
This window harbors:
- a CDS encoding SDR family NAD(P)-dependent oxidoreductase produces the protein MGTALVTGASAGLGREFAWQLAEAHHDLVLVARDAERLETLAAQLRAVGGIHVEVLPADLGVDDDVQRVAARLRAVERPVGLLVNNAGYGLGEPFTRGDLAVEEAALAVMVRAVLVLSRAATDAMIPRGRGAILNVGSIAALMASGTYSAHKAWVNTFTQSLARTLRGTGVTATVVNPGLTRTEFHQRAGWGSGQFPDLAWLSAEQVVAESLTAVRRGAVEVTPSLRYRLGAALLRATPPSLVRVISRSF